The segment AGAATGATAGTTATAAGAATGGATTTTTTTTGGGTGTAGTCTCCCGATTTGATGTGCATCTTCTCGATTGTGCAGTGCTTTAGCGTTCTCTCTTGATTTCGAGGTGCTGGCTGTCTCCCGGTTTGACGGGCACCCCTCCCGGTTTGAAGCGCGTCTCTCCCGGTTCGGATAGGCTCTCTCCCGGTTTGACGTGCATCTCTCCCGGTTGGCCCGGTTCGGACAGGCTCTCTCCCGGTTTGACGCGCGTCTCTCCCGATTTGACGAGCATATCGCCCACCAACTGGTACGAACATTAGAACAATGTTTTCTTCCATAAACTTATAAAGTAAAATAACAAAATAACATGATAATTCTATTTAAAATAATAGCTTCTTAGATTATACATAGAGAAAGGTGCGTGAGATCATTGAGCTGGTATATTGTTTGGCTGGGAACATTTTTAATCGGGATTTTAGCAGTAGGGGGTTTTTTCGCACGGAAAATAAAAACGGCCGATGATTATACCATGGCTAATTTTAGTTTGGGATTTTTCCCCATCGCAGGGAGTATTATTGCTACTTCCTTAGGGTCTGCGGCTGTCATCGGGTCTGCTGGTAAGGGATTTGAAGTTGGGCTAACCTGGTTTATGACAAAATTCCCTACAGCATTCTTTTCCATTTTGCTTGCTGTACTCCTTGGTGCAACGATACGCAAACTGAAATTATACACACTGCCTGACCTATTTGTTCGTCGTTTTGGGAAGGCTTCAGGGATTATACCATCACTGATTATTAGTTTGCTTTACATGACACCAACCTTTGGTATGCAAATTGTCGGGATGGGTTCTGTTTTAACAACGATTGTTGATATCTCTTTTGTTTCAGCAATGCTGATCGGGTTCGTCATTTGTGTCAGTTTTACATTGATGGGCGGTTTGCCGAGTGTTGCTTGGACCGATGCGATACAATCCGTATTAATTCTTGCAGGGCTCATCATTATGTTCTTTATGGCATTAAACTATGTTGGTGGGGCTGAGGTTGTTGTGAATAACACATCACCCGAATACTTTGACCTTTTCGCCATGGATACAACGGAACTGATTAATTATATGATCATTTTTGGTCCTTTCTATTTAGTATGGCAAACGTCATGGCAGCGTATTTCAGCTGCTAAGACGGAAAAAATTGCTGTCAGAGGGGTTTCGATTGGGTTTTTGATCACATTATGTATCGCGCTTTTTTCGATTGGCATTGGCATTATTGCTCGTCAGTCCATACCATCGGACACCCATCCTGACCTCGTATACACGGAATTTTTAACAGCGGTGTTTCCTCCTGCTATTGGTGGATTTTTTATGGTATCTCTGTTTGCGGCAGTATTAACAGGTGCGACGTCATTTCTATTAAGTGGTGCTATGAACATTTCAAAAGATGTTTATCAAGGTTGGATCGCCCCGAATGCCAGCAGCAAGCAGGTACTTAACGTATCGCGGCTCTCTGTGGCAGGTATGGCAATTGGAGGTTTGGTTGTCGCCCTCCTAATTACAGACATCATCGCCATTTACACCTATGCATTATCGCTATCTGCCATAACGATGGTTGCGCCAGTACTTGCGGCCATGTTTTGGAAAAGGGCTACGAAAACAGGAATGATTACGAGTGTCATTGGTTCCTTAGGCGTTGCTTTCATCTGGAGCCTTGCAGGTGATCCATTTGGACTACATGTGATTATTCCAGGTTTGATCACGTCATTTATTTTATTGGTAGTAGTAAGCTTATGTACGACGCATTCTTCAGAGGAAAAAGTTACGGCTTATTACTTTTCCATGAAAAAGGTGGATGACCCAACGCAGGAGCTTGAGAAAGCAAAATAAATTTCACGTCAGAAAAGGGGAATTACTATGAGCGAAGCAAGTCTACTATTTACAAATGCAAATGTATTAACACTTGATCGTCAAAATAGACGGGCTGGTTCTGTCGCGGTCGCAAATGGAAGCATCATCGGTATTTGGGCTGAACCCGAGCCTCCTAAAGATTCGATTCGTATTACGGAAAAGACAAATGTCGTTGATGTAAAAGGGGCGACATTGTTACCAGGGTTTATTGATACGCACAATCACATCATGATGTATGCATTAATGCAGGATCAGGTAAATTGCAGCACACCACCCAATGAAACAATTCAAGATATAACAGAAGCTATCGCGGCAAAAGTAAAAGAAACGCCTAGCCACGAATGGATCCAGGGATATGGTTATGATGACACCCTTTTATATGAGAAGCGTCATCCAACAAGAGAGGATCTCGATAAAGTATCACCAAATAACCCTGTCATCATTAAACATATTTCCGGACACTTAGCTGTGGCCAACTCCCTAGCACTGGAATATGGAGGGCTTGAGGACATGGCTCCTGATCCACAATCCGGGGGACATTTCGGCAGGGATGAATCCGGACATCTGAATGGTGTTTTATATGAACCGGGCGCCATCACTCCGGTTTCGAGTCAAGTTCCAAAGGAGGATCTTGATCAAAGGCTAGATGCGTTAGAAAAAGCATCCGAAGAATATCTCGCTCAAGGGATCACCACAAATTCTGATGCAAAGGTAAATGACCTAGAGGAATTAGAAGCCCATCTCGAAGCTGCAAAACGCGGGCTCAACCCGATGCGCACAAAATTAATGATCATGCACCACCTGCTTGCAGATAACGCACCTTTCGCAGGCTATACGCACGCGCAATTAGATAAAGAAATCAGAGAACGTTCCAATGGTCTTGCTGAACTGGACAGTGCGAAAATGTTTCAGGATGGCTCTATCCAGGGGTTGACCGGCGCATTAAGACAGCCCTATCATCAAAACCCGGATATTTACGGTGACCTGATTCATGACCAGGAAACTTTTCAAGAAGAGGTTCTGGATTTGCATAAACGCGGATTCCGGGTGACAACACATGGGAATGGTGATCATGCCATTGGATCTATCCTGGATGCCTATGAACACGCGATTGAGAAACATCCCCGTCCGGATCATCGACATCGAATTGAGCATGTGCAAACAGGCACTCCGGATGACTTAGCTAAAATGGCTGCAATTGATGTCGCCGGGTCATTTTTCATTAACCATGTGTATTATTGGGGAGACAGACACGAACGGATTTTTCTCGGTCCAGAGCGGGCTCGTCGTATAAGTCCACTGGCTGATGCTGTGAAGAATAACTTATTGTTTACCCTTCATTCGGATTGTCCGGTTACACCAATCTCGCCATTATTTTCGGTATGGGCTGCCGTGAACCGAAAAACGAGAGAAGGAAAACTTCTAGGGCCAGAGCAGCGTATCGATGTGGTCACCGCCCTAAAAGCGATGACGATTTACGGTGCGGCGTTGAATTTTGACGAAAAAACATCAGGAAGTCTAGAAATCGGAAAACAGGCGGATTTTGCAATACTTGAAGAAGATCCAACAACCGTTGATCCGGATACTATTAAAGACATCGCAATCAAAGCTACATTTATTGATGGGAAACCTGTATATGGACGGGAGACGCTCGTAACTAGTTAATATTCTGCCAAGGCTAGTGCACGGAGCGACACTAGCCTTTTTTGCTAATATAAAATACCATTCTACTAGTAAGTTTAACTTTTTATTTAATTTAATACCATATCAAAAGCGAGAAACGGAATTATCACGTTTCTCGCTTTTATAAGAATAAACCCGGATTGTTTTTAACCAATTTTCGTTCCTTATTCCGGTTTCCTTCGAACGGGCAACCAGATCTCGCTGTAGGCATAGTCTTCTTTCTCGCTATCCATTATTGTTAAAGAAAACGAAGGTAAATGAACGAGTTCGTAATTGGATGACGGCAGCCATTCGGAAGCGGTTCTCGCCATTGTATTTTGCAAAGTTGAAGGAAACGGACCTTCATTTGGAAAGACAACCCATGTGTGTGCTGGAACAGCAATCGTATCTAAGTTGTCATTGACCCCTTCCATTGTCGTTAAAACACCAATCATATGAGTTAAGTCGCCTTCTTCTTTGATAAACTTTCCATCTGCGTCGTATGATACGTTAACAATTTCTTTGGGATCCATATTCTGTAATCGATGCATCTCTTCCATTTGTTCATCTGTAATACTCTCTGTTAATTCAACAATCGCTTGATTGACTCCTTCAAACTGCATCGGCACTCTTTTTTGTACTCCAGCAAAACGAAAAGCAGGTAAAGTAACTATTTTCGCTTCCATTGTATTTCCTCCTTGAACATTGATATAAAAAGATAATTTTGGAAAAGAAAGGATAGTATTCGTTTTTCTAACCTCAGAGGGAAGGTAACTGCTCCAATTTTTAAAAGCTCTGGAAAATCCCTCTACTGATTCGTATCCATACTTGAAAGCTACATCTGTAACACTTTCTCCTTGAAGCAGTTCATGATTGGCCATGGAGAGTTTACGTTGCTTAATATAATGACTGAGTGATATCCCAGCAATCGCTTGAAAAATCTTTCTAAAATGGAAATCAGACTCCCCAACATATTCAGCAACGTCTTGAACCGAAATATCATCCATTAAGTGTTTTTCAATAAAATCAATGGCATCATTTAAATCTTTTAGCACTCCAAATCAATCCTTTCTTTAACCTATATATAGTATAAATCAATGATAGTAAGCAAAACTTGATATTTTTTATATAAAAATAATCACGTTGCAATTCTATCCCATTATAACTGAATGCAAAGAGGGATGTATTTTTATTCTTTATTTATGATATGTGTCATATCAATAGGTTGCGGTTGCTACTATGACAAACTCTATTCTTAGTAAAGTACAATTAAGAAGTGATCATTTTTTGTGCATTTAACAACAACGTCAAAATGGCGATATTTTTATCTATCAACCTGAATTATTCACAGGAAAATTTAGAATAAAGTTTGATGATTTATAAACAACTGAGGTGTATTTCCTATGCACAAAAATAATGATTTAATTTATTACTTATACTTGACTAGTCGTAGGAAAAAGTTTGATACAATTACATTAACAAACCTATTGTGACATTGCCGCGATAGGGCCATTATCTGGAATAAATGACTGCTTACAATCTTCTATTTTTTATGGACCGTCCCTATATAAATCACAAATATTGAAAAACAAGCCCCATAAGAACTGCTATAAAGAATTAAACCGCAAAAATCCGGAAGTGTACCTCAATTCTACATTGGTATAATACATGTAGAAATGAGGTGACTACATGACCAATAAATCTATTGGATTATTTCAAGGAATTGCTTTATATATTGCAGCAGTTTTAGGATCAGGAGTGCTTTTTTTATCCAGTGTTACTGCGTCCATAGCTGGGCCGGCATCCATATTATCTTGGGTGTTCGTGATCATTATTAGCTTTCCTCTTGCCTATTCATTTGCTTGTTTAGCAAGGGATTACCCAGATGCTGGAGGGGCTGCAACTTTTGTCAGATATTCATTTGGGAAACACTTAGGAAATATTATTGGATGGTTCTACTTTGTCACAGCGGCAGTTGGGCAGACCATCGTTGCCTTAACAGGAGCTTATTATTTAGGGAATGCTTTTGATTTTTCCCAGATTCAAATAACATTTTCTGCCATATTGATATTGGCTATTGCTGGAATCACTAATTATTATGGCATTCAGGTAAGTGGCAAAATAGCATTATTGTTAAGTGGATGTTTATTTCTTCTGTTAGTAATAACGATTGTATTGGCTATTCCTAGTATAAGCTGGAATCAATTTACTCCCTTTTTTCCTAACGGAAGTGGTTCAATCGGATCTGCTATAACCGCCATTTTTTGGGCCTTTTTTGGTTGGGAGGCGATTAGCAATCTTGCAAATAATTTTAAGCAACCAAGTAAAAATATTGTTAGAAGCACCGTTATTAGTGTCATAATTATCGGCGTACTTTTTCTTGCCCTAAGTTTTATAACCATTGGAACAGGGACGTACGGTGATCAGGAGAGTAATTTATCGCCTATTGCCGTCATTATAAATAATACCCTCGGTGTAAATGCTCAAATGCTTACCGGTACTCTTGCCTTCATTATTTGTACTGGAACAGCAAATGCATTTGTCGCTAGTCTTACTCAGCTTGGTTATTCATTAAGTAGAGATGGGGCATTTCCTTCATATTTTTCTGTGTTACACCCAAAAAACCAAGTATCAAGGCGCATGGTTTTGTTTGTGGTTATATTTGCAGGGGCGGGAGTTGTCATTACAAAAGCTCTTTCTCTTACGTTTAATGATATTTTATTTATTCCAACATCGTTAGGAATTCTTGTTTATATTCTTTCAATGGCTGCTGGTGTTAAACTGTTTAAAAAAGGAACTTTACCTTGGTTGTGTTCATTGACCGCCATGGTTTTATGTGCCCTCGTCCTTCCATTTTTTCGGTCGTACATCATTGTTCCATTTGTGGTTGTTTCTATATATGGAATTTACATGTTTTTT is part of the Virgibacillus sp. NKC19-16 genome and harbors:
- a CDS encoding sodium:solute symporter family protein, whose protein sequence is MSWYIVWLGTFLIGILAVGGFFARKIKTADDYTMANFSLGFFPIAGSIIATSLGSAAVIGSAGKGFEVGLTWFMTKFPTAFFSILLAVLLGATIRKLKLYTLPDLFVRRFGKASGIIPSLIISLLYMTPTFGMQIVGMGSVLTTIVDISFVSAMLIGFVICVSFTLMGGLPSVAWTDAIQSVLILAGLIIMFFMALNYVGGAEVVVNNTSPEYFDLFAMDTTELINYMIIFGPFYLVWQTSWQRISAAKTEKIAVRGVSIGFLITLCIALFSIGIGIIARQSIPSDTHPDLVYTEFLTAVFPPAIGGFFMVSLFAAVLTGATSFLLSGAMNISKDVYQGWIAPNASSKQVLNVSRLSVAGMAIGGLVVALLITDIIAIYTYALSLSAITMVAPVLAAMFWKRATKTGMITSVIGSLGVAFIWSLAGDPFGLHVIIPGLITSFILLVVVSLCTTHSSEEKVTAYYFSMKKVDDPTQELEKAK
- a CDS encoding amidohydrolase, whose protein sequence is MSEASLLFTNANVLTLDRQNRRAGSVAVANGSIIGIWAEPEPPKDSIRITEKTNVVDVKGATLLPGFIDTHNHIMMYALMQDQVNCSTPPNETIQDITEAIAAKVKETPSHEWIQGYGYDDTLLYEKRHPTREDLDKVSPNNPVIIKHISGHLAVANSLALEYGGLEDMAPDPQSGGHFGRDESGHLNGVLYEPGAITPVSSQVPKEDLDQRLDALEKASEEYLAQGITTNSDAKVNDLEELEAHLEAAKRGLNPMRTKLMIMHHLLADNAPFAGYTHAQLDKEIRERSNGLAELDSAKMFQDGSIQGLTGALRQPYHQNPDIYGDLIHDQETFQEEVLDLHKRGFRVTTHGNGDHAIGSILDAYEHAIEKHPRPDHRHRIEHVQTGTPDDLAKMAAIDVAGSFFINHVYYWGDRHERIFLGPERARRISPLADAVKNNLLFTLHSDCPVTPISPLFSVWAAVNRKTREGKLLGPEQRIDVVTALKAMTIYGAALNFDEKTSGSLEIGKQADFAILEEDPTTVDPDTIKDIAIKATFIDGKPVYGRETLVTS
- a CDS encoding AraC family transcriptional regulator: MLKDLNDAIDFIEKHLMDDISVQDVAEYVGESDFHFRKIFQAIAGISLSHYIKQRKLSMANHELLQGESVTDVAFKYGYESVEGFSRAFKNWSSYLPSEVRKTNTILSFPKLSFYINVQGGNTMEAKIVTLPAFRFAGVQKRVPMQFEGVNQAIVELTESITDEQMEEMHRLQNMDPKEIVNVSYDADGKFIKEEGDLTHMIGVLTTMEGVNDNLDTIAVPAHTWVVFPNEGPFPSTLQNTMARTASEWLPSSNYELVHLPSFSLTIMDSEKEDYAYSEIWLPVRRKPE
- a CDS encoding APC family permease, whose product is MTNKSIGLFQGIALYIAAVLGSGVLFLSSVTASIAGPASILSWVFVIIISFPLAYSFACLARDYPDAGGAATFVRYSFGKHLGNIIGWFYFVTAAVGQTIVALTGAYYLGNAFDFSQIQITFSAILILAIAGITNYYGIQVSGKIALLLSGCLFLLLVITIVLAIPSISWNQFTPFFPNGSGSIGSAITAIFWAFFGWEAISNLANNFKQPSKNIVRSTVISVIIIGVLFLALSFITIGTGTYGDQESNLSPIAVIINNTLGVNAQMLTGTLAFIICTGTANAFVASLTQLGYSLSRDGAFPSYFSVLHPKNQVSRRMVLFVVIFAGAGVVITKALSLTFNDILFIPTSLGILVYILSMAAGVKLFKKGTLPWLCSLTAMVLCALVLPFFRSYIIVPFVVVSIYGIYMFFCNKKV